Within Dermacentor variabilis isolate Ectoservices chromosome 8, ASM5094787v1, whole genome shotgun sequence, the genomic segment CTGCTGCTTAGCAAATAAATCTGCTAGGCGGTCAAACTGAGCCATGCGTTCTTCATGCCGCTTGGCCTTGGCCTCTTCCCATTTCTTGCGAGCTTCAAATTGCTCTGCTCTCGCctcctcttgctttttttttgcctcacCAATTTTTTCTATAGCTTCTAAGAGGGGAGCAAGCTTAGAACGGCTGTTCCTCTTCCTCTTTGGGGCTCTGTCACCCTCTGTTGGTGCTGGTAGGTCCTCAGGCCGTTCATCTGTCGTGCTTCCCCTGTTTAAAATGTACACAAGTAGATGCCACATCACTTCCACCGCTTTGCGTTAACTATATGTAAATATCTCACCCTGAGTTTCCACTTGACAGGATTGTTGCTCCGGGCTCCAACAGCAATGTGGGGTTCACGCTGTGCTGCTTTTCGAGTATGTCAGCCAGCTCTCTGTGTGATGGACAAATTATTAAAACACTGAACAGGCCAAGAAACAATTGCAACTTACTGCTCGTGTTCACAGCTCACACGGTGGTGCCCAGACGAACCGTTCTCTTTTTTTGATTTTTTGTAGGAACGGTCCAATGATTTCCATTTATTTTGTACTTGAGTGGCAGTGAAGTTGCAGCTGAACTCCTCGTTCAAAAGTTCTGCAAGTTTTAGCCACAAAAGCTTTCTCGTTCTAAACACAAAGAGAAAGCATAGTTTAAAGCAAAACACATACTTAAACTTTTTCGCAGTGGCACTGGCCATGTCTTGCATGCAAGGCTGCA encodes:
- the LOC142590030 gene encoding uncharacterized protein LOC142590030, giving the protein MACYIPPNREQTTLKLVLQGVEKEVNLLRNQDGSAMETSDGYVYQASDGHCVTLRFAANDEDLPTPAQPTTPASAADSDDRHPLATPEASAEDLELWSSRKTKFFISKYSEMKDLVGRSRALRTRKLLWLKLAELLNEEFSCNFTATQVQNKWKSLDRSYKKSKKENGSSGHHRVSCEHEQELADILEKQHSVNPTLLLEPGATILSSGNSGGSTTDERPEDLPAPTEGDRAPKRKRNSRSKLAPLLEAIEKIGEAKKKQEEARAEQFEARKKWEEAKAKRHEERMAQFDRLADLFAKQQSTSSKQ